One window of the Rhipicephalus sanguineus isolate Rsan-2018 chromosome 2, BIME_Rsan_1.4, whole genome shotgun sequence genome contains the following:
- the LOC119382404 gene encoding ER degradation-enhancing alpha-mannosidase-like protein 1: MGLVIIAVALASLPPWTTGYDVFFYKPGFYDRKYGSFPEELRLRMVEEAKRMFQFGYDSYMKYAFPKDELNPIYCTGRGPDYDNPSNININDVLGDYSLTLVDSLDTLAVMGNASEFRNAVRLILEHVSFDKDNVVQVFEANIRLLGALLSAHLLITDREQPFGDLRPPGYRDELLQLSRDLASRLLPAFENTRTGIPYPRVNLRRGVPRGVSTHTCTAGAGSLLLEFGVLSRLLDDGAYEEAARRATRALWRLRAKDTGLLGNIVDVNTGEWVGKMSGIGAGLDSFFEYLLKTYILFGDMEDFRMFNESYSLIKQYMRKGRVSCNEGCGEHPLYVNVNMQDGSTSTLWIDSLQASFSGIQVLLGDIEEAICSHALFYAIWRRFGALPERFNWQRALPDLAFYPLRPELIESTYLLYRATKNPFYLHVGRDILQSLNNHTKAPCGYATIHNVQDKSLEDRMESFFLSETCKYLYLLFDVDNPLNKNFAKYIFTTEGHILPIIRPLRTSPSRENVPAAVHVQTVATLVPRVLNETDCHCDKVPEERQYLLPLKHNYLQQISQSLGLDGDVL, from the coding sequence ATGGGCCTTGTGATAATCGCAGTCGCCCTCGCATCCCTGCCGCCGTGGACGACCGGCTACGATGTGTTTTTCTACAAGCCAGGCTTCTACGACCGCAAGTACGGCAGTTTCCCGGAGGAGCTACGTCTCCGCATGGTCGAGGAGGCGAAGCGTATGTTCCAGTTCGGATACGACAGTTACATGAAGTACGCGTTTCCGAAAGACGAGCTCAACCCCATATACTGCACAGGCCGGGGCCCCGACTACGACAACCCGTCGAACATCAACATCAACGACGTTCTGGGCGACTACTCGCTCACCCTGGTTGATTCGCTCGACACGCTGGCCGTGATGGGAAATGCGAGCGAGTTCAGAAACGCCGTGCGCCTCATCTTGGAACACGTCTCCTTCGACAAGGACAACGTGGTGCAGGTGTTCGAGGCCAACATACGGCTGCTGGGCGCACTGCTGTCGGCGCACCTGCTCATCACGGACCGGGAGCAGCCGTTTGGCGACCTGCGGCCCCCCGGATACCGGGACGAGCTGCTGCAGCTCTCGCGGGACCTGGCGTCGCGCCTGCTGCCGGCCTTCGAGAACACGCGCACGGGCATCCCCTACCCGAGGGTGAACCTGCGCCGCGGCGTGCCTCGAGGTGTCTCCACGCACACGTGCACCGCCGGCGCAGGCTCGCTGCTTCTCGAGTTCGGCGTGCTGAGCCGGCTACTGGACGACGGCGCGTACGAGGAGGCGGCGCGACGGGCCACGCGGGCCCTGTGGCGGCTCCGGGCCAAGGACACCGGGCTCCTGGGAAACATCGTGGACGTTAACACGGGCGAGTGGGTCGGCAAGATGAGCGGCATCGGCGCCGGCCTCGACTCCTTCTTTGAGTACCTACTCAAGACGTACATCCTGTTCGGCGACATGGAAGACTTCCGCATGTTCAACGAGAGCTACAGCCTTATCAAGCAATACATGCGCAAGGGACGCGTCTCGTGCAACGAGGGCTGCGGGGAACACCCGCTCTACGTCAACGTCAACATGCAGGATGGCTCGACGTCCACACTGTGGATTGATTCCTTGCAGGCATCCTTCTCCGGCATCCAAGTCCTGCTCGGCGACATTGAGGAGGCCATATGCAGCCACGCCCTCTTCTATGCCATCTGGAGGCGCTTTGGTGCCTTGCCAGAGCGTTTCAATTGGCAGAGAGCATTGCCCGATTTGGCCTTTTATCCCCTCAGACCGGAACTGATTGAATCGACATACCTCTTGTATCGGGCCACCAAGAACCCGTTTTACCTGCACGTTGGTCGAGACATTCTACAGAGCCTCAACAATCACACCAAAGCACCATGCGGCTATGCCACCATACACAATGTGCAGGACAAGTCCCTCGAAGACCGTatggaaagcttttttttaagTGAAACATGCAAGTACCTTTACCTGCTGTTTGACGTTGACAATCCCTTAAACAAGAACTTTGCTAAGTACATTTTTACCACGGAGGGACATATTCTGCCCATTATTCGCCCTTTGAGGACATCTCCGTCTAGAGAGAATGTGCCCGCTGCGGTTCATGTGCAGACTGTGGCAACTTTAGTGCCTAGAGTCTTAAATGAAACAGATTGTCACTGTGACAAAGTGCCTGAAGAGAGGCAATACTTACTGCCTCTAAAGCATAATTATCTCCAACAAATTAGCCAATCTCTTGGTCTTGACGGAGATGTTTTGTGA
- the LOC125757092 gene encoding uncharacterized protein K02A2.6-like produces MDLFHFKNQWWLIATDYYSRYPELVRLEKLTSAAVVNHCKSIFARHGIPEEVVSNNAPQFSSTEFSLFAQDYGFKHITSSPHYPQSNGLAEAAVKIKTSMTKTKDPYLTLLAYRSTPLKNGYSPAELLMGRRLRSRLPLCPTKLTPQLPDQDSLRNFEERYRKRQRIDFDRRHGVLDLPELLYGDAVWVTDLKNKGTVQAPANEPRSYWVNTDTGAVRRNRTQLVPYSRSHNSADSASTSDCAIDTRSRCQDTSHGHTRSGRCVKPPAAANFA; encoded by the coding sequence ATGGATTTGTTTCACTTCAAGAACCAGTGGTGGTTGATAGCTACAGACTATTATTCACGATACCCCGAACTAGTTCGACTTGAGAAGCTCACTTCCGCAGCCGTAGTCAACCACTGCAAGTCAATTTTTGCACGCCACGGAATTCCCGAGGAAGTGGTTTCCAACAATGCCCCACAGTTTTCGTCGACTGAGTTTTCACTCTTCGCCCAAGACTATGGTTTCAAGCACATTACATCTAGCCCTCACTATCCTCAAAGTAATGGACTTGCAGAGGCTGCAGTGAAAATCAAGACATCCATGACGAAGACCAAGGACCCTTACCTGACACTTCTAGCTTACAGGTCGACTCCTTTGAAGAATGGATATAGCCCTGCCGAACTGCTCATGGGTCGTCGGCTGAGATCCAGGCTTCCTCTTTGTCCCACCAAGCTGACACCCCAATTGCCAGATCAAGACAGCCTTCGGAATTTTGAGGAAAGATACAGAAAACGTCAAAGGATAGACTTCGACAGACGTCACGGAGTCCTCGACTTGCCGGAACTTCTTTATGGAGATGCCGTGTGGGTGACAGACCTCAAGAACAAAGGGACAGTACAAGCCCCAGCCAATGAGCCTCGATCTTATTGGGTCAACACCGACACTGGTGCTGTACGTAGAAACCGGACGCAGCTAGTTCCATATTCCCGAAGTCACAACAGCGCAGATAGCGCCAGTACCAGTGATTGTGCTATAGACACTCGCTCGCGTTGCCAGGACACTTCCCACGGGCATACCAGAAGTGGCAGGTGCGTGAAGCCGCCTGCTGCAGCGAACTTCGCTTGA
- the LOC119382407 gene encoding uncharacterized protein K02A2.6-like, producing the protein MASFVIQPPDAFNFSSPNDWPKWKQRFERFRTSSGLSVKPEQHQVDALLYIMGEQAEEIYATFALSEENSKKFDAVVEQFDKYFIPQRNVIFERARFNTRLQQDGESAEDFVTALHTLSKDCEFGALREEFVRDRLVVGIKDKQLSARLQLDAELTLQKALDSVRQIESVRQQQAELHQELPSLNKVASGAQTSRRASMQDKSGSYLRGASKPSSPSGKSREQKPCRWCGQERHSRTLCPARSEVCRSCRKKGHYASVCMSRRLDCVETEHGTLEAGFLGAVKTTYAGNWEATVLVQGQPVDFKIDTGADETVLPTHVFQTLKDRPLLSAPPRQLHGPDGKLLPAAGVAQLQLIYRNHATTQEIYVLDQICTPLLGKPAIKKLQMLTFVNAVADKVNPKEEFPAVFQGLGKLLKEHRTQLQPGAKAFALSSLRRIPIPLYDKTKLELQRMQKLGVISPVDEPTEWCAPMVVFPKPSGDMRICVDFTELNRYVLREWHPIPSVEHTLGLLHGAKVFSKLDANSGFWQIPLCEESRKLTTFISPFGRFYFNRLPFGITSAPEHFQKQMAYILQGISRVVCHMDDILIWGSNSHEHNETLRNVLQALAKAGVTLNDSKCVFNVQRLTFLGHWLDEDGIRPDEKKVEAILKMESPKNRTELQRVLGMETYLARFVPNISDILQPLTLLLSKKQEFAWGAPQEQAFNRWKSVLSSRPVLGVYDPSKETVVTADASSFGLGALIRQKQTNGKFSVIAYASRLLSETEKRYAQIEKEALALVWACDKFSDYLVGKLFKLETDHKPLVPIFTSKSLDDLTPRLQRLKMRMMRYRYEVAYVPGKELLTADALSRAPLRETGDSGLEESVEAFLCSMTTSIPIKQHCLQWLKVSQQADPICTQLRLLCEKKWPSRRDLGLNLKPFYDHRHQLTVEDDLLLYASRVVVPDSCRKEILRLLHEGHFGITKTFARARDCVWWKSQQENATNKLRIP; encoded by the coding sequence ATGGCGTCATTCGTTATTCAACCGCCGGACGCCTTCAACTTTTCGTCGCCGAACGATTGGCCGAAGTGGAAACAGCGTTTTGAACGTTTCCGAACCTCTTCAGGCTTGTCCGTGAAGCCCGAGCAACATCAAGTAGACGCCCTACTCTACATCATGGGTGAGCAAGCCGAGGAAATCTACGCCACCTTCGCTTTATCTGAAGAAAACTCCAAGAAATTCGACGCCGTCGTGGAGCAGTTCGACAAGTATTTTATTCCGCAACGCAACGTAATCTTCGAACGAGCTAGATTCAACACCAGACTGCAACAAGATGGTGAGTCGGCCGAAGATTTCGTCACTGCGCTTCACACGCTTTCGAAAGATTGCGAGTTCGGCGCTCTTCGAGAGGAGTTCGTGCGCGACCGCCTCGTGGTTGGGATAAAAGACAAGCAGCTATCCGCCAGGTTACAGCTCGACGCAGAGCTCACACTACAAAAGGCTCTCGATTCCGTCCGCCAGATCGAGAGTGTCCGTCAGCAACAAGCAGAGCTCCACCAGGAACTGCCATCTTTGAACAAAGTTGCATCCGGTGCGCAGACCAGTCGACGTGCTTCAATGCAAGACAAAAGCGGCAGTTATCTACGCGGGGCAAGCAAGCCATCTTCACCCTCCGGTAAAAGCAGAGAGCAGAAACCGTGCCGTTGGTGTGGTCAAGAGCGTCACTCTCGCACTCTCTGCCCAGCACGCTCGGAAGTCTGCAGGAGTTGCCGGAAGAAAGGTCACTATGCCTCCGTATGCATGTCGCGACGCCTCGATTGTGTCGAAACCGAGCACGGAACTTTAGAAGCAGGATTTCTTGGAGCAGTCAAGACGACGTATGCTGGAAACTGGGAAGCAACAGTCTTGGTTCAAGGCCAGCCAGTAGACTTCAAAATTGACACTGGTGCCGACGAAACCGTCCTCCCGACGCACGTATTCCAGACACTCAAGGACAGGCCGCTTCTATCAGCTCCTCCTCGTCAGCTGCATGGCCCAGATGGAAAGCTTCTTCCAGCAGCAGGAGTGGCACAACTCCAGCTCATCTACCGCAACCACGCGACTACACAGGAGATATACGTCCTAGATCAGATCTGCACTCCGTTGCTAGGCAAGCCAGCCATCAAAAAGCTACAGATGCTGACCTTCGTAAACGCCGTTGCCGACAAAGTGAACCCGAAAGAAGAATTTCCAGCAGTGTTCCAAGGACTCGGCAAGCtgctcaaagaacacaggactcaGCTTCAACCAGGAGCAAAAGCTTTCGCACTCAGCTCCCTGAGGCGCATCCCAATTCCATTGTACGATAAGACAAAGTTGGAACTTCAAAGGATGCAGAAACTCGGTGTCATATCACCTGTTGATGAGCCGACCGAGTGGTGTGCACCAATGGTAGTCTTCCCAAAGCCCTCCGGAGACATGAGAATATGCGTCGACTTTACAGAGCTGAACCGCTACGTTCTCAGAGAATGGCATCCTATTCCTTCCGTGGAGCACACTCTCGGACTTCTTCATGGAGCTAAGGTATTTTCCAAACTCGATGCCAACTCTGGATTTTGGCAAATTCCACTTTGTGAAGAATCAAGGAAACTCACCACCTTCATCTCACCTTTTGGGCGCTTCTACTTCAACCGACTACCATTTGGCATAACGTCAGCTCCTGAACACTTCCAGAAGCAGATGGCGTACATTTTACAAGGCATCAGTCGAGTTGTCTGTCACATGGACGACATCCTCATCTGGGGTTCCAACAGCCATGAGCACAATGAGACACTCCGAAACGTGCTGCAGGCACTTGCAAAGGCTGGAGTGACACTGAACGACAGCAAGTGCGTGTTTAATGTTCAACGCCTTACATTCCTTGGACACTGGCTCGATGAAGACGGAATAAGACCCGACGAAAAGAAGGTTGAAGCCATACTGAAAATGGAGAGTCCCAAAAACAGGACCGAGCTGCAGAGAGTTCTCGGAATGGAAACATACCTTGCGAGATTCGTTCCCAATATCTCTGATATTCTGCAGCCACTCACACTCCTGTTGTCAAAAAAGCAAGAATTTGCTTGGGGTGCTCCACAAGAGCAGGCATTCAACAGGTGGAAGTCGGTGCTCTCATCTCGTCCTGTCCTTGGAGTCTACGACCCATCAAAAGAAACAGTCGTCACCGCCGACGCATCATCCTTCGGACTGGGAGCATTAATCCGGCAGAAGCAAACGAATGGCAAGTTTTCTGTCATCGCATATGCCTCGAGGTTGCTCTCAGAAACCGAGAAGCGCTACGCTCAGATTGAAAAAGAGGCTCTTGCTTTAGTCTGGGCATGCGATAAATTCAGCGATTACCTTGTTGGCAAGCTGTTCAAGCTAGAgacggatcacaagccgttggTTCCAATCTTCACTTCGAAGAGTCTTGACGACTTGACGCCTAGATTACAGCGGCTAAAGATGAGAATGATGCGATATCGATATGAGGTTGCATACGTTCCAGGCAAAGAACTTCTAACCGCAGATGCACTTTCGAGAGCGCCTCTGCGAGAGACGGGAGACAGCGGGCTCGAAGAAAGCGTTGAAGCTTTCCTGTGCTCTATGACAACCTCTATTCCGATAAAGCAACATTGCTTACAATGGTTAAAGGTGTCCCAACAAGCAGACCCTATTTGCACACAACTTCGTCTGCTGTGCGAGAAAAAATGGCCCTCCAGGAGAGACTTAGGACTTAACCTAAAACCCTTCTACGACCACCGACACCAGCTCACTGTCGAGGATGATTTACTCCTCTACGCCTCGCGAGTTGTCGTCCCCgactcatgccgaaaagaaatccTACGACTCTTGCACGAAGGACACTTTGGCATAACAAAGACATTTGCTCGAGCCAGAGACTGTGTCTGGTGGAAGAGTCAACAGGAAAATGCCACTAATAAGCTCCGAATTCCCTGA